The following proteins are encoded in a genomic region of Oceaniferula marina:
- a CDS encoding L,D-transpeptidase, with protein sequence MTFSKLIPIASVAAIACLGLNSCSNSSAPRGRGMAAYNAYDRPATLPSNPSAVRVKISTSNQMVYVMEGSKPLLVTPCSVGTSSTPTPKGSFRIFKKDHYHRANSHGFAYNGSQIKKCYLSSKPAGWKFKGTPMPYWCEFKTHYGIHAGWIKDHPCTHGCVRLHVNVAPKFYRLVKVGTPVYIAHSQPEDATIGRNVPRPPDAGPLPDYPGSLMLDSKIFTMHKKPTYQ encoded by the coding sequence ATGACATTTAGCAAATTGATCCCCATTGCGTCAGTGGCTGCCATCGCCTGCCTCGGTTTGAATTCATGCTCCAACAGCTCAGCTCCTCGAGGACGAGGTATGGCGGCATATAACGCCTATGACCGACCGGCAACCCTCCCCAGCAATCCGTCAGCCGTCCGAGTTAAAATTTCAACCAGCAACCAGATGGTCTATGTCATGGAAGGCTCGAAACCATTGCTCGTTACCCCATGTTCCGTGGGAACCTCCAGCACCCCCACCCCCAAAGGAAGTTTCCGCATCTTCAAAAAAGACCACTACCACCGCGCCAACAGCCATGGCTTTGCTTACAATGGCAGCCAAATCAAAAAATGCTACCTGAGCAGCAAACCTGCCGGATGGAAGTTCAAAGGCACGCCTATGCCCTACTGGTGTGAATTCAAAACACACTACGGCATTCATGCCGGCTGGATTAAAGACCACCCGTGCACCCACGGATGTGTCCGCCTCCATGTCAACGTAGCCCCCAAATTCTATCGTCTCGTGAAAGTCGGCACTCCGGTATACATCGCCCATTCACAGCCGGAAGATGCCACCATCGGACGCAACGTCCCTCGCCCACCTGATGCCGGCCCGCTTCCCGATTACCCGGGATCGCTGATGCTCGACAGCAAAATCTTCACCATGCACAAAAAGCCGACCTACCAATAG
- the folP gene encoding dihydropteroate synthase produces MLWKTRRLTLDLAQSPVVMGILNATPDSFSDGGAHGSTELAVRHACQMESQGAGIIDIGGESTRPGAPAVSAEEERQRVVPVVERLRQVSDVLISVDTSKAEVADAALRAGADIVNDVTGLTGPFSGEPMVEVCRRHAAGVVVMHMQGSPRTMQQNPSYENGVLSVMSAYFDERMQTLTALGLDPASLCFDPGIGFGKTLEHNLELMRNLGGLQARVGRPLLLGVSRKSMIGMITGVEDPGKRDLGTAVLTAMAGQQGIRLHRVHDVEGNRQALALAEAVMPRSE; encoded by the coding sequence ATGCTCTGGAAGACCCGACGGCTTACCCTGGACCTTGCGCAGTCTCCTGTCGTGATGGGGATATTGAATGCCACACCGGATTCCTTTTCTGATGGCGGTGCCCATGGTTCGACAGAGCTTGCGGTCCGGCATGCCTGTCAGATGGAGTCTCAGGGGGCGGGGATCATTGATATCGGGGGAGAATCTACTCGACCCGGGGCTCCGGCCGTGAGTGCGGAAGAAGAACGGCAGAGGGTCGTTCCGGTTGTCGAGCGCCTGAGACAAGTTTCGGATGTGTTGATCTCGGTGGATACTTCAAAAGCCGAGGTTGCCGACGCGGCATTGCGTGCCGGGGCTGACATCGTGAATGACGTAACCGGCCTGACGGGGCCGTTCAGTGGAGAGCCAATGGTTGAGGTCTGCCGCCGCCATGCCGCAGGCGTGGTGGTTATGCACATGCAGGGGAGCCCGCGCACGATGCAGCAGAACCCAAGTTACGAAAATGGTGTCCTGAGTGTGATGAGTGCGTATTTTGATGAACGGATGCAGACGCTCACCGCGCTGGGTTTGGACCCTGCGAGTTTGTGTTTTGACCCAGGTATTGGATTTGGCAAAACACTGGAACACAATCTTGAGTTAATGCGGAACTTGGGTGGGCTGCAGGCCAGAGTCGGGCGGCCTTTGTTGCTTGGGGTTTCACGGAAATCGATGATTGGTATGATCACCGGAGTGGAAGACCCGGGGAAGAGGGATTTGGGCACGGCTGTGTTGACCGCGATGGCGGGACAGCAGGGAATCCGATTGCACCGTGTTCATGATGTTGAAGGAAACCGACAGGCGTTGGCATTGGCTGAGGCTGTCATGCCCCGGAGTGAATAG
- a CDS encoding tetratricopeptide repeat protein, which produces MRFLSLLLALIATVTLASAQDAPLVADPGHDQFEFCKQLYRQANAMQVEQERVRAYQQLAPRLEQYINRFPRHANAPAASYYLGECYYQSGYLDSARQVLHGVINRYKTGRYVALSANRLGYDAFVNKRYNQAAIYFEKVATMSDTAKERYRGRYQEASCYRYSGQTDQAIKSYSLIEAAQDAPVVYRENATLRLGYLYFSKKELQRALDKFASLVKPGIAANIRVDAALNAGLISQQMKKGDDAVSYFKMVMLSKEEKFKSRAQAAMMNSLYASKDYQAVFDTMKRGNYPGKPATEAIKFTLAGRSAYQLKRYDLAIKYFAEAERQIPLSKEAFEAGYYRLLCFFNIKGSNIPKQVDAFLEVYQPRFPRQPKIHKALLMKAETLFDENKFREAASAYNQITPELVGEDNLANLLFKRGWCLSESGDHNGAIRSFTDFLKLYPDDERSPSVIARRGKSYLSLGDRASALRDFDELIKRFPQNKLAALAWQNSARIKKEAQDYPEMIRRYESMLISFPKLGKATEANAQYWIGWGNYQIKDYEKAIPALEQASEMMPEEYGFNSQMLLIYCSYAQKDKARLQSAVNAVRKKDQGHQIQPQIYRWLGVQCFNGGELKDAERFLGLGSTPEDPRQTPKAFWKMLGHARVEIGKNEEALVALGHFLDVVEEPFWKAEALLDQAKAYLGVGKLDEAKTSAEDGLALRPKGDVNTALRLVLGDIAFSSQDYETAAKSYVVVVEVHEADKKVRADALYKLYQALNKSGKATEAKVYLNTLNKEFPDYLKK; this is translated from the coding sequence ATGCGATTTTTATCACTGTTGTTGGCACTGATTGCCACAGTTACTTTGGCTTCAGCCCAGGATGCCCCCTTGGTTGCAGATCCCGGTCACGACCAGTTTGAGTTTTGTAAACAGCTCTATCGGCAGGCGAATGCCATGCAGGTCGAGCAGGAGCGGGTCCGGGCATATCAGCAACTGGCACCACGACTCGAGCAATACATCAACCGTTTCCCCAGGCATGCCAATGCCCCGGCCGCGAGCTACTATCTGGGGGAGTGTTACTATCAGAGCGGTTACCTGGATTCTGCGCGGCAGGTGCTGCACGGTGTGATTAATCGATACAAAACCGGGCGCTATGTCGCTTTGTCGGCGAATCGTCTGGGATACGATGCCTTTGTCAATAAACGTTACAATCAGGCCGCCATTTACTTCGAAAAGGTGGCGACGATGTCGGATACTGCAAAGGAACGTTATCGCGGTCGTTATCAGGAAGCGTCTTGTTACCGGTATTCCGGACAAACCGATCAAGCGATCAAATCGTACTCCTTGATCGAGGCTGCTCAGGACGCGCCCGTGGTTTATCGTGAGAATGCGACCTTGCGGCTTGGTTATTTGTATTTTTCAAAGAAGGAGCTTCAGAGGGCTTTGGATAAGTTTGCCTCATTGGTGAAGCCTGGGATTGCGGCCAATATCCGGGTGGATGCGGCTTTGAATGCCGGCTTGATCTCCCAGCAGATGAAAAAGGGGGATGATGCGGTTAGCTATTTTAAGATGGTGATGCTGTCGAAAGAAGAGAAATTCAAGTCGAGAGCGCAAGCAGCCATGATGAACAGCCTTTATGCCAGCAAGGATTATCAGGCTGTCTTTGATACGATGAAACGGGGGAACTACCCTGGCAAGCCGGCGACCGAGGCGATCAAGTTTACACTAGCCGGTCGCAGCGCCTACCAACTGAAACGTTACGATTTGGCGATCAAGTACTTTGCCGAGGCCGAACGTCAGATCCCACTGTCAAAGGAGGCATTTGAAGCCGGCTACTACCGTTTACTCTGTTTTTTCAATATTAAGGGATCGAACATTCCGAAGCAGGTGGATGCCTTTTTGGAGGTTTACCAACCCCGATTCCCTCGACAGCCGAAAATCCACAAGGCGCTGTTGATGAAGGCGGAAACCTTATTCGACGAAAACAAATTTCGCGAAGCCGCCTCGGCTTATAACCAGATCACTCCGGAATTGGTCGGCGAGGACAATCTTGCGAATCTTTTGTTTAAACGCGGTTGGTGCTTGTCAGAATCGGGTGACCACAATGGGGCCATCCGTAGTTTTACGGACTTTTTGAAGCTTTATCCTGATGATGAACGCTCGCCGAGCGTGATTGCCAGACGGGGTAAGTCCTATTTGTCATTGGGTGATCGAGCATCAGCGCTGAGAGATTTTGACGAGTTGATCAAGCGTTTTCCGCAGAACAAGTTGGCAGCACTGGCCTGGCAGAACAGTGCCCGCATTAAAAAAGAGGCTCAGGATTACCCGGAAATGATTCGTCGCTATGAATCGATGCTGATTAGTTTTCCGAAATTGGGTAAGGCGACCGAGGCAAATGCCCAGTACTGGATTGGCTGGGGAAATTATCAGATCAAGGACTACGAAAAGGCGATTCCTGCATTGGAGCAGGCGAGTGAAATGATGCCTGAAGAATACGGGTTCAACTCCCAGATGCTATTGATTTACTGCAGCTATGCCCAGAAGGATAAGGCCCGACTTCAATCGGCGGTGAATGCTGTGCGCAAAAAAGATCAAGGTCACCAGATCCAGCCACAGATTTACCGTTGGCTTGGCGTGCAATGTTTTAATGGTGGTGAGCTCAAGGATGCCGAACGCTTTCTCGGCTTGGGATCCACGCCGGAAGATCCCCGCCAGACGCCCAAGGCATTTTGGAAGATGCTGGGACACGCCCGGGTGGAAATTGGCAAAAACGAGGAGGCTTTGGTTGCCCTCGGCCATTTCCTCGATGTCGTCGAGGAGCCGTTTTGGAAAGCTGAGGCATTGCTCGACCAAGCAAAAGCTTATCTCGGAGTCGGTAAACTCGATGAGGCCAAAACCTCGGCCGAAGACGGATTGGCTTTACGGCCGAAGGGTGATGTGAATACCGCGCTGCGCTTGGTGCTCGGCGATATTGCCTTTAGCTCACAGGATTATGAAACGGCCGCCAAATCCTACGTCGTAGTGGTGGAAGTGCACGAGGCGGATAAAAAAGTCCGCGCCGATGCCTTGTATAAGCTTTACCAAGCTTTGAATAAAAGTGGCAAAGCCACCGAAGCCAAGGTGTATCTCAACACGCTGAACAAGGAGTTTCCCGACTACTTGAAGAAGTAG
- a CDS encoding ExbD/TolR family protein yields MKFQTRQPEKADFPLAPMVDVVFLLLIFFIATMQYSQSERELNVSVPVAEEGADARQTVGEIIVNVRENGEVVIDKMVMNKAQLFDKLQRIAAVHKNQAIRIRGDGKVEYQKIVEVIDVCQKAGIPNISFATQVQRKKP; encoded by the coding sequence ATGAAATTTCAAACCCGACAACCTGAAAAAGCCGATTTTCCGTTGGCTCCGATGGTCGATGTTGTGTTTTTGTTGCTGATCTTTTTTATTGCGACAATGCAATACAGCCAGAGTGAGCGGGAGCTGAACGTTTCGGTTCCTGTCGCTGAAGAAGGGGCTGATGCGCGCCAGACGGTGGGGGAGATTATTGTGAATGTCCGCGAAAATGGTGAAGTGGTCATTGATAAAATGGTGATGAATAAAGCGCAGCTCTTTGATAAATTGCAGAGAATTGCCGCCGTTCATAAGAATCAGGCGATTCGCATCCGGGGTGATGGCAAGGTGGAATACCAGAAAATTGTCGAGGTGATCGATGTTTGTCAAAAGGCTGGCATTCCCAATATCTCCTTCGCCACGCAAGTGCAGCGTAAGAAACCGTAA
- a CDS encoding MotA/TolQ/ExbB proton channel family protein, whose product MKSKILTLGLLMAMASGLIAAPADTATESKDVLEILSMGGFMMYPLAVLSVIAVVLILFYTFTIRRNSVVSDKFMNAAEALIRKRDYLGLIAHCNRQNQSVARITEKTLDFMTKNTGVTFKEVREVAEAEGSRQAGILTQRISYLSDVGTIAPMGGLLGTVIGMIRAFMEISSGNYEGVHANKLAEGVYQALVTTAAGLVIGITAVIFYSLFRGRVQKYIAELEAASTHLMALLAAQYNRRGGAAPKPVYAETEEEFSHAANDQPDTYGI is encoded by the coding sequence ATGAAATCAAAGATTCTCACACTTGGCCTGTTGATGGCCATGGCTTCTGGTCTGATTGCAGCGCCTGCTGACACGGCGACCGAGTCGAAGGATGTGTTGGAAATCCTCTCGATGGGAGGGTTTATGATGTATCCTCTGGCTGTTTTATCAGTGATCGCAGTGGTGTTGATTTTATTCTACACTTTTACGATTCGCCGGAATTCTGTGGTCAGCGATAAATTTATGAATGCTGCCGAGGCGTTGATTCGCAAGCGGGATTATCTGGGTCTTATTGCTCATTGTAACCGGCAGAACCAGAGTGTTGCCAGAATTACGGAAAAAACCTTGGATTTTATGACCAAAAATACCGGGGTCACCTTTAAGGAGGTGCGCGAGGTTGCCGAAGCTGAAGGCTCGCGTCAGGCTGGAATTTTGACTCAGCGGATCAGCTACCTTTCGGATGTTGGAACGATTGCTCCGATGGGAGGGCTGCTGGGAACTGTGATTGGTATGATTCGGGCGTTTATGGAGATTTCCAGCGGTAACTACGAGGGGGTGCATGCCAATAAATTGGCAGAGGGCGTGTACCAAGCCTTGGTGACGACGGCTGCCGGGCTTGTGATTGGCATTACGGCCGTGATTTTTTATTCCCTGTTCCGTGGAAGGGTGCAGAAATACATTGCCGAGTTGGAGGCCGCCAGCACCCATTTGATGGCACTCTTGGCCGCCCAGTATAACCGCCGCGGAGGGGCAGCACCCAAGCCGGTCTATGCCGAGACGGAGGAGGAGTTTTCCCATGCCGCCAACGATCAGCCGGATACCTACGGAATTTAG